A genomic region of Eucalyptus grandis isolate ANBG69807.140 chromosome 5, ASM1654582v1, whole genome shotgun sequence contains the following coding sequences:
- the LOC104443665 gene encoding 2-oxoglutarate-Fe(II) type oxidoreductase hxnY — protein MATVLKLPIVDLSSPDRLSSAASIRQACIEYGFFYLVNHGVKEELLARVFEESRKFFSLPLEEKMKLARKEHRGYTPLYAETLDPSSNSEGDSKESYYVGPLEYSSHQKNLNQWPPEDMMPSWKSTMESYHREVESVGRKLLSLIALSLNLENDFFEEIGALNKPSSFLRLLHYPGEVMISKEEIYGASAHSDYGMVTLLATDGVPGLQVCRDKDKHQRCWEDVPHISGAFIVNIGDMMERWTNCLFRSTLHRVMPAGQERFSMAFFLDPNEDCVVECLKSCCSDSFPPRFPPIRSGEYLKERLRLTYGV, from the exons ATGGCGACGGTTCTGAAACTTCCGATTGTAGACCTGTCTTCGCCGgaccgcctctcctccgccgcctcGATACGCCAG GCTTGTATAGAGTATGGCTTCTTTTACCTGGTGAATCACGGGGTTAAGGAAGAGTTACTTGCTAGAGTGTTTGAGGAAAGCAGAAAGTTCTTCTCACTCCCcttggaagagaaaatgaaattggcTCGGAAGGAGCACCGAGGCTACACGCCATTGTATGCTGAGACCCTCGACCCTTCCTCAAACTCcgaag GTGACTCAAAAGAGAGTTACTACGTTGGGCCTCTGGAATATTCTTCGCATCAAAAGAATCTGAACCAATGGCCTCCTGAAG ATATGATGCCATCTTGGAAATCTACAATGGAATCCTACCACAGAGAAGTAGA GTCTGTGGGGAGAAAGCTTCTCTCTTTGATTGCGCTGTCACTGAACCTGGAGAATGACTTTTTTGAGGAAATAGGGGCCTTAAACAAACCTAGCTCATTCCTTCGTCTTCTACACTATCCAG GTGAagtaatgatctctaaagaagAAATTTATGGTGCATCTGCACATTCTGATTATGGAATGGTCACTCTACTGGCAACTGATGGAGTTCCAGGACTGCAG GTCTGCAGGGATAAAGATAAGCATCAGCGATGCTGGGAGGATGTTCCTCATATAAGTGG GGCATTCATCGTAAATATTGGGGACATGATGGAGAGGTGGACTAATTGTTTGTTCAG GTCAACACTTCACAGAGTGATGCCAGCGGGACAAGAACGCTTTTCT ATGGCTTTTTTCTTAGATCCAAATGAAGATTGTGTGGTAGAGTGCTTAAAAAGTTGCTGCAGTGACTCGTTTCCTCCAAG GTTTCCTCCAATCCGGAGTGGAGAATACTTGAAAGAACGGCTCCGGCTCACGTATGGAGTGTAG